In Halomonas alkalicola, the following proteins share a genomic window:
- a CDS encoding c-type cytochrome yields MKRLATLTLTGVAALALSAAVQAEPDGEAIYNQACMACHMTGAAGAPIKGNEGHWAERLEKGMDELYANSINGIGAMPPKGGHANLSDEEVKAAVDFMLEPVL; encoded by the coding sequence ATGAAGCGACTGGCTACCCTCACCCTGACCGGCGTCGCCGCCCTGGCCCTCTCGGCCGCCGTCCAGGCCGAGCCCGACGGCGAGGCGATCTACAACCAGGCCTGCATGGCCTGCCACATGACCGGAGCCGCCGGCGCGCCCATCAAGGGCAACGAGGGGCACTGGGCGGAGCGCCTCGAGAAAGGCATGGACGAACTCTACGCCAACTCAATCAACGGTATCGGCGCCATGCCACCCAAGGGTGGTCACGCCAACCTGAGCGACGAGGAAGTGAAGGCTGCCGTCGACTTCATGCTCGAGCCGGTGCTCTAA
- a CDS encoding NnrS family protein: MNRPGRTASTVPAWRWLFPLAALHAALLVPLSLLSLYHLQEVPLLASPAAHGRELLFGFVLAVIAGYLLGPLPPRRLRLLVGLWLLARLGGLVWPGALPVILADAGFVLFVAWHLVPRFIAAKKWRNRVLSPLLGLLCLLALVTLVWRHLGAMPTTVLVMHQGVLWLVLLMVFMGGRVLAPAVNGHLMANRRQAGAGGSRRASRRR; this comes from the coding sequence GTGAATCGCCCCGGGAGAACCGCTTCCACCGTTCCGGCCTGGCGCTGGCTCTTCCCGCTGGCGGCCCTGCACGCGGCCCTGCTGGTGCCGCTTTCCCTGCTGTCACTCTATCACCTGCAGGAGGTGCCGCTGCTGGCCTCCCCTGCGGCACATGGTCGCGAGCTGCTGTTCGGCTTCGTCCTGGCGGTGATCGCCGGCTACCTGCTCGGGCCGCTGCCGCCGCGCCGGCTGCGGTTGCTGGTCGGGCTGTGGCTGCTGGCTCGCCTGGGCGGCCTGGTCTGGCCGGGCGCGCTGCCGGTGATCCTGGCCGATGCCGGCTTCGTGCTGTTCGTCGCCTGGCACCTGGTGCCGCGCTTCATCGCCGCCAAGAAGTGGCGCAACCGGGTGCTCTCGCCGCTGCTGGGCCTGCTCTGCCTGCTGGCCCTGGTCACCCTGGTCTGGCGCCACCTGGGCGCCATGCCGACCACGGTGCTGGTGATGCATCAGGGGGTGCTGTGGCTGGTGCTGCTGATGGTGTTCATGGGCGGGCGGGTGCTGGCGCCGGCGGTGAACGGCCACCTGATGGCGAACCGGCGCCAGGCCGGGGCGGGGGGGTCGCGCCGCGCCTCGAGGCGGCGCTGA
- the nosR gene encoding transcriptional regulator NosR — protein sequence MSIRHRPFLSLALACVFGLSMLLGASAQAFELSQVKAGFPRATRLAEVEGEHAAKAVYAGDTLLGYAFETDNIAPIPAYSGKPISMLVGIDTQARITQATILGHEEPIMLVGIPEQRLIDYADAHVPHHVSERLRVGENLDAISGATVTVIVLTETIMRSARRVAAEQGLIDDPLATPPARVRQEVFEPANWETLVGDGTIRRLHLTHGQVNEAFAGTPAEAYASSAAADSTFIDLYLTYLNAPTAGRNLLGDVVYDQLMERLDEGEHAIGVMARGDYSFKGSGYVRGGIFDRIEAAQGNTAITFHDSDHRRIVRLGIEGAPALTERDIFIIREEAQFDPGEPWELGLLVRRATGALDTEFVRFNAHYSIPEAYVERFEAPVEEALWVQVWRDRTFQIAILGVGLTVLTAVMLFQDVLVRYPRVFNPLRVGFLVYTVVFIGWYSLAQLSVVNILTFVHSLMDGFSWESFLIDPMMFILWSFVAVTLLMWGRGVFCGWLCPFGAMQELINKAARKLRVPQFEVPFALHERLWAIKYIILLALFAVSLHSLGQAERYAEVEPFKTAVTMRFQREWAFLAYALGLLAISAFTHKAYCRYICPLGAGLAIPARLRLFDWLKRHRGSCGTPCQICANECEVAAIHPDGRINANECHYCLDCQVTYHDDRRCPPMVKRRKRFEKAARASSKGGAVESFPADAAQGSQAKLQRIPTLQEE from the coding sequence ATGTCCATCCGGCACCGCCCGTTCCTCTCCCTGGCCCTCGCCTGTGTCTTCGGCTTGTCGATGCTGCTCGGCGCGTCCGCGCAGGCCTTCGAGCTGTCCCAGGTGAAGGCGGGTTTCCCCCGCGCCACGCGACTGGCGGAAGTGGAGGGCGAGCATGCCGCCAAGGCGGTCTACGCCGGCGACACCCTGCTAGGGTATGCCTTCGAAACCGATAACATCGCACCGATACCGGCCTACTCCGGCAAACCGATCAGTATGCTGGTGGGTATCGACACGCAGGCCCGCATCACTCAGGCCACCATTCTCGGGCACGAAGAGCCGATCATGCTGGTGGGCATCCCAGAGCAGCGCCTCATCGACTACGCCGATGCCCACGTTCCCCATCACGTCAGCGAGCGCCTGCGCGTCGGTGAAAACCTGGACGCCATCTCGGGCGCCACCGTCACCGTGATCGTGCTCACCGAGACGATCATGCGTTCCGCCCGGCGGGTGGCCGCCGAGCAGGGCCTGATCGACGACCCCCTGGCCACTCCGCCGGCCAGGGTACGCCAGGAGGTGTTCGAGCCAGCCAACTGGGAGACCCTGGTCGGTGACGGCACCATTCGCCGGCTTCACCTGACCCATGGCCAGGTCAACGAGGCCTTCGCCGGTACGCCCGCCGAGGCGTACGCCAGCAGTGCGGCGGCCGACAGCACCTTCATCGATCTCTACCTGACCTACCTGAACGCCCCGACGGCCGGCCGCAACCTGCTCGGCGACGTGGTCTATGACCAGCTCATGGAGCGCCTCGACGAGGGTGAGCACGCCATCGGGGTGATGGCCCGCGGCGACTACTCCTTCAAGGGCTCGGGCTATGTGCGCGGCGGCATCTTCGATCGCATCGAGGCGGCCCAGGGCAATACCGCCATCACCTTCCACGACAGCGACCACCGCCGCATCGTGCGGCTCGGCATCGAGGGTGCCCCGGCGCTGACCGAGCGCGATATCTTCATCATTCGCGAGGAGGCCCAGTTCGATCCCGGCGAGCCCTGGGAGCTGGGCCTGCTGGTACGCCGGGCGACCGGCGCCCTGGATACCGAGTTCGTTCGCTTCAACGCTCACTACAGCATTCCCGAAGCCTATGTCGAACGCTTCGAGGCGCCCGTGGAAGAGGCGCTGTGGGTGCAGGTGTGGCGCGACCGCACCTTCCAGATCGCGATCCTCGGGGTAGGCCTGACCGTGCTGACTGCCGTGATGCTGTTCCAAGACGTGCTGGTGCGCTACCCAAGGGTGTTCAACCCGCTGCGGGTCGGCTTCCTGGTCTACACCGTGGTATTCATCGGCTGGTACTCACTCGCCCAGCTCTCGGTGGTCAACATCCTGACCTTCGTTCACTCGCTGATGGACGGCTTCAGCTGGGAGTCGTTCCTCATCGACCCGATGATGTTCATCCTCTGGTCGTTCGTGGCGGTGACGCTGCTGATGTGGGGCCGCGGTGTGTTCTGCGGCTGGCTGTGTCCGTTCGGCGCCATGCAGGAGCTGATCAACAAGGCCGCGCGCAAGCTCAGGGTGCCTCAGTTCGAAGTGCCCTTCGCCCTGCATGAGCGGCTGTGGGCGATCAAATACATCATTCTGCTGGCGCTGTTCGCGGTCTCGCTGCACTCGCTGGGCCAGGCCGAACGCTACGCCGAGGTGGAGCCGTTCAAGACCGCCGTGACCATGCGCTTCCAGCGCGAGTGGGCCTTCCTGGCCTATGCCCTTGGCCTGCTCGCCATCTCGGCCTTCACCCACAAGGCCTACTGCCGCTACATCTGCCCGCTGGGTGCGGGACTTGCGATTCCCGCCCGCCTGCGCCTGTTCGACTGGCTCAAGCGCCACCGCGGCAGCTGCGGCACCCCCTGTCAGATCTGCGCCAACGAGTGCGAAGTGGCCGCCATCCATCCCGACGGCCGCATCAACGCCAACGAGTGTCACTACTGCCTGGACTGCCAGGTGACTTACCACGACGACCGGCGCTGTCCGCCGATGGTCAAGCGCCGCAAACGCTTCGAGAAGGCCGCTCGCGCCTCCTCCAAGGGCGGTGCCGTTGAATCCTTCCCGGCCGATGCTGCGCAGGGCAGCCAGGCCAAACTGCAGCGCATTCCCACTCTTCAGGAGGAGTGA
- the nosZ gene encoding TAT-dependent nitrous-oxide reductase: MSDKNDHIKDLSRRNFLRNSAVTGVAGASLASGFGAGALVRSRPAEAATNNEHHVEPGELDEYYGFWSGGHSGEVRILGVPSMRELLRIPVFNVDSATGWGITNESKRVLGPNAPLNGDTHHPKVSYTDARYDGRWCFINDKLNTRVARIRLDIMRADKIVTIPNVQAIHGLTLQRVPSTERVFAAGEMIVPLNNNGEHLDDPSEYWTMMTCIDAETMEFKWQAIVDGNLDNCETDYTGRFVAASSYNSARGMTLPEMMGPERDWTVFFDVPAIEAAVAAGNYTTIGDSQVPVVDAREQAHSGRNPFALYVPTPRSPHGVNTMPPEGKYCVVSGKLSPTCTVFEWSRVAEWFDGGLSDPRDTVVAEPEVGLGPLHTTYDDRGNAYTGLFLDSQVVKWNVEDAIRAYNGEEVNCIRDRIDVHYNIGHIKASLACSRDVDGKYLTALCKFSKDRFLPVGPMHAENDQLIDISGEQMKLVHDGPTYAEPHDALMIRADQLNPSQVYTRDDPYFAETVAMAHADGVTLETDNKVIRDGNKVRVYMTSVAPSFGTTEFRVKQGDEVTIVVTNMDTIEDVSHGFALVNHGINFEIHPQQTSSVTFVADKPGVHWYYCSWFCHALHMEMSGRMLVEPA, encoded by the coding sequence ATGAGCGACAAGAACGACCACATCAAGGACCTCAGCCGCCGAAACTTCCTGCGCAACAGCGCAGTGACCGGTGTGGCCGGGGCCAGCCTGGCGAGCGGTTTCGGCGCTGGCGCCCTGGTACGCAGTCGTCCCGCCGAGGCGGCGACCAACAACGAACACCACGTGGAGCCGGGTGAGCTGGACGAATACTACGGCTTCTGGAGCGGCGGTCACTCCGGTGAGGTGCGCATCCTCGGCGTGCCCTCCATGCGCGAACTGCTGCGCATCCCGGTATTCAACGTCGACAGCGCCACCGGCTGGGGCATCACCAACGAGTCCAAGCGCGTGCTGGGGCCCAACGCCCCGCTCAACGGCGACACCCACCACCCCAAGGTGAGCTACACCGACGCCCGCTACGACGGCCGCTGGTGCTTCATCAACGACAAGCTGAACACTCGGGTAGCGCGTATCCGTCTGGACATTATGCGTGCCGACAAGATCGTCACCATCCCCAACGTACAGGCCATTCACGGCCTGACCCTGCAGCGCGTGCCGAGTACCGAGCGGGTCTTCGCGGCAGGCGAGATGATCGTGCCGCTGAACAACAACGGCGAGCACCTGGACGATCCGTCCGAATACTGGACCATGATGACGTGTATCGACGCCGAGACCATGGAGTTCAAGTGGCAGGCGATCGTCGACGGTAACCTGGACAACTGCGAAACCGACTACACCGGCCGCTTCGTCGCCGCCTCCTCCTACAACTCGGCGCGCGGCATGACCCTGCCGGAAATGATGGGCCCGGAGCGCGACTGGACGGTGTTCTTCGACGTTCCTGCCATTGAAGCAGCGGTTGCCGCCGGCAACTACACCACCATCGGCGACTCCCAGGTACCCGTGGTCGACGCTCGCGAGCAGGCACACAGCGGCCGCAACCCTTTCGCCCTCTACGTACCGACCCCGCGCAGCCCCCACGGCGTCAACACCATGCCTCCGGAAGGCAAGTACTGCGTCGTCAGCGGCAAGCTGTCGCCCACCTGTACCGTATTCGAGTGGTCCCGCGTGGCCGAGTGGTTCGACGGCGGTCTGTCCGACCCGCGCGACACTGTGGTGGCAGAGCCGGAAGTGGGCCTGGGGCCGCTGCACACCACCTACGACGACCGCGGCAACGCCTATACCGGGCTGTTCCTCGACAGCCAGGTGGTGAAGTGGAACGTGGAGGATGCCATTCGCGCCTACAACGGCGAGGAGGTGAACTGCATCCGCGACCGCATCGACGTGCACTACAACATCGGCCATATCAAGGCCTCGCTGGCCTGTAGCCGTGATGTCGACGGCAAGTATCTCACCGCGCTGTGCAAGTTCTCCAAGGACCGCTTCCTGCCGGTGGGCCCGATGCACGCCGAGAACGATCAGCTGATCGACATCTCTGGCGAACAGATGAAACTGGTGCACGACGGCCCGACCTACGCCGAACCCCACGATGCGCTGATGATTCGTGCCGATCAGCTCAACCCGTCCCAGGTCTACACCCGCGACGATCCCTACTTCGCCGAGACCGTGGCCATGGCCCACGCCGATGGCGTCACGCTGGAGACGGACAACAAGGTCATCCGCGACGGCAACAAGGTGCGCGTCTACATGACCTCCGTGGCGCCGAGCTTCGGCACCACCGAGTTCCGCGTGAAGCAGGGCGACGAAGTCACCATCGTGGTCACCAACATGGACACCATCGAGGACGTCAGCCACGGCTTCGCCCTGGTCAACCACGGCATCAACTTCGAGATCCATCCGCAGCAGACCTCGTCGGTGACCTTCGTGGCCGACAAGCCTGGGGTCCACTGGTACTACTGCAGCTGGTTCTGCCACGCCCTGCACATGGAGATGTCAGGTCGCATGCTCGTAGAACCCGCGTGA
- a CDS encoding YbaN family protein, whose product MTHPVSRIAWSGLAYGCIGLGTAGLVVPLLPTTPFLLVAAWAAPKGSPRLARWLHAHPRLGPTLHAWREQRAVPRRAKRLALVLLLMSWLVLWVGGAAPAVLALTGLLFTGVATFLLTRPDATGAGSLTAMREKVIE is encoded by the coding sequence ATGACACACCCGGTCTCGCGTATCGCCTGGAGCGGGCTGGCCTATGGCTGCATCGGCCTGGGCACCGCCGGCCTGGTAGTGCCGCTGCTGCCCACCACGCCCTTCCTGCTGGTGGCGGCCTGGGCCGCCCCCAAGGGCTCCCCGCGGCTGGCCCGATGGCTGCACGCGCATCCGCGCCTGGGCCCCACCCTGCACGCCTGGCGGGAGCAGCGCGCGGTGCCGCGCCGGGCCAAGCGGCTGGCGCTGGTGCTGCTGCTGATGAGCTGGCTGGTGCTGTGGGTCGGCGGTGCGGCGCCCGCCGTGCTGGCACTGACCGGGCTGCTGTTCACCGGCGTGGCGACCTTCCTGCTGACACGACCCGATGCCACAGGCGCAGGCTCTCTCACGGCGATGAGAGAAAAAGTGATAGAATAG
- the ubiT gene encoding ubiquinone anaerobic biosynthesis accessory factor UbiT encodes MSLPLLPLPLQALPRLPAPARLIRAVDPRVPVGVKRRLVEPLLNRTFAEPLAEGEFDALEGRRITLAIEDLGVALTLTLENERLRVCTEPGEASIRGGWREFLCLATRREDPDALFFQRRLLIEGDTELGLMVKNLLDGREEGLAQGPFGELLVRLERLARRTT; translated from the coding sequence ATGTCCCTGCCGTTGTTGCCTTTACCGTTACAGGCCCTGCCGCGCCTTCCCGCACCCGCCCGCCTGATTCGCGCCGTCGATCCGCGCGTGCCGGTCGGCGTCAAGCGCCGCCTGGTGGAACCGCTGCTCAACCGCACCTTCGCCGAGCCCCTGGCCGAGGGGGAGTTCGACGCCCTGGAGGGGCGCCGCATCACCCTGGCCATCGAGGATCTCGGCGTGGCGCTGACCCTGACCCTCGAGAACGAGCGTCTCAGGGTCTGTACCGAGCCCGGCGAGGCCTCCATCCGCGGCGGCTGGCGCGAGTTCCTCTGCCTGGCCACCCGCCGCGAGGACCCCGACGCCCTGTTCTTCCAGCGCCGGCTGCTGATCGAGGGCGACACCGAGCTCGGCCTGATGGTCAAGAACCTCCTCGACGGTCGCGAGGAGGGGCTGGCCCAGGGGCCCTTCGGTGAACTGCTGGTCCGCCTGGAGCGGCTGGCGAGACGCACGACCTGA
- a CDS encoding NnrS family protein, with the protein MLLGVTPLLMLWPPLRPLAAGLVLAAGLLVLWRLWRWRPWACRGRPDLLGLMVGYAWLGVGLLLLLLARAWWQQPHASATLHAFTIGALGTLASGIMLRQAILRAKARPEAETLLLPLALLFSLAALLRLLALDAGEGWLLLLWGSALAWSLAWGLAAWRLLHWCRRTVRRRLDPGQLPREGYRRAGP; encoded by the coding sequence GTGCTGCTCGGGGTGACGCCGCTGCTGATGCTGTGGCCGCCGCTGAGGCCACTGGCCGCGGGGCTGGTGCTGGCGGCCGGGCTGCTGGTGCTGTGGCGGCTATGGCGCTGGCGGCCCTGGGCCTGCCGCGGGCGACCCGACCTGCTGGGGCTCATGGTGGGCTACGCCTGGCTGGGAGTGGGTCTGCTGCTGCTGCTGCTGGCCCGAGCCTGGTGGCAGCAGCCCCACGCCAGCGCCACCCTGCACGCCTTCACCATCGGGGCGCTCGGCACCCTGGCCTCCGGCATCATGCTGCGCCAGGCGATCCTGCGCGCCAAGGCGCGCCCCGAGGCGGAGACGCTGCTGCTGCCCCTGGCGCTGCTTTTCTCCCTGGCCGCGCTGCTGCGCCTGCTGGCGCTGGATGCCGGGGAGGGGTGGCTGCTGCTGCTGTGGGGCTCTGCCCTCGCCTGGAGCCTGGCCTGGGGGCTCGCCGCCTGGCGGCTGCTCCACTGGTGCCGCCGCACGGTGCGCCGCAGGCTTGATCCAGGTCAGCTACCTCGAGAAGGGTACCGACGCGCCGGACCCTGA
- a CDS encoding ABC transporter ATP-binding protein, producing the protein MNPVIECRGLTKRHGELTRLDALDLTVKEGEVLALLGHNGAGKTTTMKLILGLISPSEGTLSVLGGAPDGPHAETLRRRLGYLPENVSFYEQLTGREVLAYFARLKRIESRQVGELLERVGLAEAADRRVKTYSKGMRQRLGLAQALLGEPQLLLLDEPTTGLDPAATRDFYETVRELRERGCTVLLSSHVLPGVEPYIDRALILGGGRRLALGSLDELRREAALPLTVRARGSWPGTDWSHGWEADRVTPRHLNGHALELQVHPDAKMAVLRRLADAPGVEDIELLPPTLEHLYAHFSAPPPHATGGPR; encoded by the coding sequence ATGAATCCGGTAATCGAATGTCGCGGGCTGACCAAGCGCCACGGCGAGCTCACCCGCCTCGACGCCCTCGACCTCACCGTCAAGGAGGGCGAGGTACTCGCCCTGCTCGGCCACAACGGCGCCGGCAAGACCACCACCATGAAGCTGATCCTGGGGCTGATTTCGCCCAGCGAGGGCACCCTGTCGGTGCTGGGTGGCGCCCCGGACGGCCCCCACGCGGAGACCCTGCGCCGGCGCCTGGGCTACCTGCCGGAGAACGTCAGCTTCTACGAACAGCTCACCGGCCGCGAGGTGCTGGCCTACTTCGCCCGCCTCAAGCGCATCGAGTCCCGCCAGGTGGGCGAGCTGCTCGAGCGGGTCGGCCTCGCCGAGGCGGCCGACCGGCGGGTCAAGACCTACTCCAAGGGCATGCGCCAGCGCCTCGGCCTGGCCCAGGCCCTGCTCGGCGAGCCGCAGCTGCTGCTGCTCGACGAGCCCACCACCGGGCTCGACCCCGCGGCCACCCGCGACTTCTACGAGACGGTGCGGGAGCTGCGCGAGCGTGGCTGCACGGTGCTGCTCTCTTCCCATGTGCTGCCCGGCGTGGAGCCCTATATCGACCGCGCCCTGATCCTCGGCGGTGGCCGGCGCCTGGCGCTGGGCAGCCTCGACGAGCTGCGGCGGGAAGCGGCACTGCCGCTGACGGTGCGCGCCCGCGGCAGCTGGCCCGGCACCGACTGGTCGCATGGCTGGGAAGCGGACCGCGTGACACCCCGCCACCTCAACGGCCATGCCCTCGAGCTCCAGGTCCACCCCGACGCCAAGATGGCGGTGCTCCGGCGCCTGGCCGACGCCCCGGGGGTCGAGGACATCGAGCTGCTGCCGCCGACCCTCGAGCACCTCTATGCGCATTTCTCCGCCCCACCCCCCCATGCCACCGGAGGCCCCCGATGA
- a CDS encoding Rrf2 family transcriptional regulator, translated as MHLTRFTDYSLRVLIYLAVKGEERSTIHEIAGRFEVSRNHLMKVVQDLSHKGYITAIRGKNGGLLLKKAPEEIRLGRLVRDTENDLQLVECFGEKNECKITPACRLKPILAEALRAFLAVLDKYTLADMLGPQQPQLVELLKIEPLTGSKAGSTPPLAS; from the coding sequence ATGCATCTGACCCGCTTTACCGACTACTCCCTGCGCGTGCTCATCTACCTGGCGGTGAAGGGGGAGGAGCGCTCCACCATCCACGAGATCGCCGGGCGCTTCGAGGTCTCCCGCAATCATCTGATGAAGGTGGTGCAGGACCTGAGCCACAAGGGTTATATCACCGCCATTCGCGGCAAGAACGGCGGCCTGCTGCTCAAGAAGGCCCCCGAGGAGATCCGCCTGGGCAGGCTGGTGCGCGATACTGAGAACGACCTGCAGTTGGTGGAGTGCTTCGGTGAGAAGAACGAGTGCAAGATCACCCCGGCCTGCCGGCTCAAGCCGATCCTCGCCGAGGCGCTACGGGCCTTTCTCGCCGTCCTCGACAAGTACACCCTGGCCGACATGCTGGGTCCCCAGCAGCCGCAGCTGGTCGAGCTGCTGAAAATCGAGCCGCTGACCGGCAGCAAGGCCGGCAGCACCCCGCCGCTGGCCTCCTGA
- a CDS encoding nitrous oxide reductase family maturation protein NosD, with protein MRHFLLSLLGGCGLLLTATFAFGELRIAPGDGPLQLHIDAAAPGSELILAEGLYSGSILIDKPLTLRGDSGAILDGEGSGDVIRVTSPDVRIEGLTLRNSGFNLTDMNAGIHAEREAHRIHVEDNVLENVAFGLWLWHLEAPSVIGNRIAGNTSVRSQDRGDAIRLYNISGGTIADNDVRDSRDAIYVDTSRDLTFRNNRLRDSRFGIHYMFTHGGKIVGNHTSGTRAGYALMMSRDLEVVNNRSERDMNYGILMNYVNYSTIAGNDIRGITAWHGPGGSEHGVTLGAEGKALFIYNSQHNEIRGNRLADSEMGIHLTAGSENNRLYANAFINNRQQVMYVATRHQEWSRDGRGNYWSDYLGWDLDGDGIGDTPYEPNDAVDRLLWRHPEARLLLHSPAVVALRWVQRQFPIFRAQGVQDSAPLMHAPDLGEAQS; from the coding sequence GTGCGACACTTTCTTCTTTCTCTACTGGGTGGCTGCGGCCTGCTGCTGACGGCGACCTTCGCCTTCGGCGAGCTGCGCATCGCGCCCGGCGACGGTCCTCTCCAGCTTCATATCGATGCCGCCGCTCCCGGCAGCGAGCTGATCCTCGCCGAAGGGCTGTACAGCGGCAGCATCCTGATCGACAAGCCGCTGACCCTGCGCGGTGACTCCGGCGCCATTCTCGACGGCGAGGGCAGCGGCGACGTGATTCGCGTGACCTCCCCGGACGTGCGCATCGAGGGCCTGACCCTGCGCAACTCTGGCTTCAACCTGACCGATATGAACGCCGGCATTCATGCCGAGCGCGAGGCCCACCGCATCCACGTCGAGGACAACGTGCTGGAGAACGTGGCCTTCGGCCTCTGGCTGTGGCACCTGGAAGCGCCCAGCGTGATCGGCAATCGTATCGCCGGTAACACCAGTGTCCGTTCGCAGGACCGCGGAGATGCCATCCGCCTGTACAACATCAGCGGCGGCACCATTGCCGACAACGACGTGCGCGACTCACGCGACGCCATCTACGTCGATACCAGCCGCGACCTGACCTTTCGCAACAACCGCCTGCGCGACTCGCGCTTCGGCATCCATTACATGTTCACCCACGGCGGCAAGATCGTGGGTAACCATACCAGCGGCACCCGGGCCGGCTACGCGCTGATGATGTCCCGCGATCTGGAAGTGGTGAACAACCGCTCCGAGCGCGACATGAACTACGGCATCCTGATGAACTACGTCAACTACAGCACCATCGCCGGCAACGACATTCGCGGCATTACCGCCTGGCACGGGCCCGGCGGCAGCGAGCACGGCGTGACCCTGGGCGCCGAAGGCAAGGCGCTGTTCATCTACAACTCCCAGCACAACGAGATTCGCGGCAACCGCCTGGCCGATAGCGAGATGGGCATCCACCTGACAGCAGGCTCGGAGAACAACCGGCTCTACGCCAACGCCTTCATCAACAACCGCCAGCAGGTGATGTACGTGGCCACCCGCCATCAGGAGTGGTCCCGCGACGGCCGCGGCAACTACTGGAGCGACTACCTGGGCTGGGACCTGGACGGCGACGGGATCGGCGATACCCCCTACGAGCCCAACGACGCCGTGGACCGCCTGCTGTGGCGCCACCCCGAGGCGCGCCTGCTGCTGCACAGCCCCGCCGTGGTCGCGCTACGCTGGGTACAGCGCCAGTTCCCGATCTTCCGTGCCCAGGGCGTGCAGGACAGCGCCCCGTTGATGCACGCCCCCGACCTTGGAGAAGCCCAATCATGA
- the hemN gene encoding oxygen-independent coproporphyrinogen III oxidase, whose translation MQDDLLFDRPLVEKYDRPGPRYTSYPTAPQFHAAFAEDDYRAAAERSNRAETPKSLSVYVHIPFCKSLCYYCACNKIITHNTERAAEYLEWLKQEIRVQGALFDESRRMTQLHLGGGTPTYLSNAQLGELMAALDEAFHFAPPAEREFSLEVDPRTVTPEQIHELHDLGFNRLSFGVQDFDRDVQEAVNRLQSEEQVVELVQAARDAGFQSVSVDLIYGLPRQTVASFDATLTKIIALQPDRIASYSYAHLPQLFKAQRLIRPEDMPPPERKLELLELTIRRLTAAGYVYIGMDHFALPDDELTLARENGTLQRNFQGYSTHADCDMIALGITSIGKVGDTYSQNVKETAQYQHRLEEGRLPVFRGYRLNADDRLRRDVINALMCHNRIDFATIEAAHGIVFRGYFADALAQLQEMADDGLLAIREGEIEVLPAGRLMMRNAAMAFDAYLKPEENRYSRTV comes from the coding sequence ATGCAAGACGACCTGCTGTTCGATCGCCCCCTGGTGGAGAAGTACGACCGTCCGGGCCCGCGCTATACCTCCTACCCCACGGCACCCCAGTTCCATGCGGCCTTCGCCGAGGACGACTATCGCGCCGCGGCCGAACGCAGCAACCGGGCCGAGACGCCCAAGTCGCTGTCGGTCTACGTGCATATCCCGTTCTGCAAGAGCCTCTGCTACTACTGCGCCTGCAACAAGATCATCACCCACAACACCGAGCGGGCCGCCGAGTACCTCGAGTGGCTCAAGCAGGAGATCCGCGTGCAGGGCGCGCTGTTCGACGAGTCGCGGCGCATGACCCAGCTGCATCTGGGCGGGGGCACGCCCACCTACCTGAGCAACGCCCAGCTCGGCGAGCTGATGGCGGCGCTGGACGAGGCCTTCCACTTCGCCCCGCCCGCCGAGCGCGAGTTCTCCCTGGAGGTGGACCCGCGCACCGTGACGCCCGAGCAGATCCACGAGCTCCACGACCTGGGCTTCAACCGGCTGAGCTTCGGGGTGCAGGACTTCGATCGTGACGTCCAGGAGGCGGTGAACCGTCTGCAGAGCGAGGAGCAGGTGGTGGAACTGGTCCAGGCGGCCCGCGACGCCGGCTTCCAGTCGGTGAGCGTCGACCTGATCTACGGCCTGCCGCGCCAGACCGTGGCCAGCTTCGATGCCACCCTGACCAAGATCATCGCCCTGCAGCCGGACCGCATCGCCAGCTACAGCTATGCCCACCTGCCCCAGCTGTTCAAGGCCCAGCGGCTGATCCGCCCCGAGGACATGCCGCCGCCGGAGCGCAAGCTGGAGCTGCTCGAGCTGACCATCCGCCGCCTCACCGCCGCCGGCTACGTCTATATCGGCATGGACCACTTCGCCCTGCCCGACGACGAGCTTACCCTGGCCCGCGAGAACGGCACCCTGCAGCGCAACTTCCAGGGCTACTCCACCCACGCCGACTGCGACATGATCGCCCTGGGCATCACCTCCATCGGCAAGGTGGGCGACACCTACAGCCAGAACGTCAAGGAGACCGCCCAGTATCAGCATCGCCTGGAGGAAGGGCGCCTGCCGGTGTTCCGCGGCTACCGCCTCAACGCCGATGACCGCCTGCGCCGCGACGTGATCAACGCCCTGATGTGCCACAACCGCATCGACTTCGCCACCATCGAGGCCGCCCACGGCATCGTCTTCCGCGGCTACTTCGCCGACGCCCTGGCGCAGCTGCAGGAGATGGCCGACGACGGCCTGCTGGCGATCCGTGAGGGTGAGATCGAGGTGCTGCCCGCCGGACGGCTGATGATGCGCAATGCCGCCATGGCCTTCGACGCCTATCTCAAGCCCGAAGAGAACCGCTACTCGCGCACCGTCTGA